One Solirubrobacterales bacterium genomic window carries:
- a CDS encoding nuclear transport factor 2 family protein: MTPQEKVAREFVSAFNRAELDSFVAILDPEVELHSMRGLKRGREEARIWATRAPGGVQQSVTINSAESVGDRVLLEIERHWHWAEDDTHASTEKMAWLFTVRDGLITTWHPYEDRTEARTAFTTP; this comes from the coding sequence GTGACCCCGCAGGAGAAGGTCGCACGGGAGTTTGTCTCGGCCTTCAATCGGGCGGAGCTCGACTCCTTCGTCGCCATCCTCGATCCGGAGGTTGAACTCCACTCGATGCGTGGGCTGAAGAGGGGGCGGGAGGAGGCTCGGATCTGGGCGACCAGGGCACCCGGAGGGGTCCAGCAGAGCGTGACCATCAACTCGGCCGAATCGGTCGGTGACCGGGTGTTGCTCGAGATCGAACGCCACTGGCACTGGGCCGAGGACGATACTCACGCCTCGACCGAGAAGATGGCCTGGCTCTTCACGGTCCGGGATGGACTGATCACCACCTGGCATCCCTACGAGGACCGGACCGAAGCCAGAACCGCCTTCACCACCCCCTGA